Proteins encoded by one window of Thunnus thynnus chromosome 3, fThuThy2.1, whole genome shotgun sequence:
- the LOC137180368 gene encoding E3 ubiquitin-protein ligase TRIM39-like gives MSAASCLRSEDQFLCSICLDVFTDPVTTSCGHNFCKNCITEHWNSNVQYLCPMCKEVFKTRPKLKVNTLFSEMVSQFRQEAQQKASSSSSEQQAAKPGEVPCDVCTGTKLKALKSCLVCLTSYCETHLEPHLTVSGLKRHQLMDPVENLEDRMCMKHDKPLELFCKTDQTCVCMLCPVLNHKTHEFVPLKEEYEGKKAELGKTKAEIPQMIQKRRLKIQKIKQSVELSKEAADRETAEGVQVFIALKESVERSLNELIETIEEKQRTTEKQAEDFIKELEQEISELIKRSSEVKQLSRSEDHLHLLQNFPSLKAAPPTKDWTEVSVRPSSYEGTVVRAVAQLEETLSKEMKKLFEAELKRVQQYAVDVTLDPDTAHPHLILSDDGKQVNHSDVKKNLPDNPERFSDCVCVLGKQSFSSGRFYFEVQVKEKTDWDLGVARESINRKGQITARPQDGYWTIVMRNGNEYEACNYPSVILSLKSQLQKVGVFLDYEEGLVSFYDVDAAALIYSFTGYSFTDKLYPYFSPGINHGGKNSAPLIICPVNQTE, from the coding sequence atgtctgctgccagctgtctgcgatctgaagatcagtttctgtgctccatctgtctggatgtgttcactgatccagtcaccacatcatgtggacacaacttctgcaaaaactgcatcactgaacACTGGAACAGTAATGTCCAGTACCTGTGTCCAATGTGTAAAGAGGTTTTCAAGACAAGACCTAAGTTGAAGGTGAATACTTTATTCTCTGAGATGGTTTctcagttcagacaggaagctcaacagaaagccagcagcagcagctcagagcaacaagctgccaaaccaggagaagttccctgtgacgtctgtactggaaccaaactgaaggccctgaagtcctgtctggtgtgtctgacctcctactgtgagactcacctggagcctcatctgACAGTTTCAGGCctgaaaagacatcagctgatggaccctgtggagaacctggaagacaggatgtgtatgaagcacgataaacctctggagctgttctgtaagactgaccagacatgtgtctgcatgctctgCCCTGTTTTAAACCACAAGACACATGagtttgttcctctgaaagaagaatatgaaggaaagaaggcagagctggggaaGACAAAGGCTGAAATTCcgcagatgatccagaagagaCGATTGAAGATACAAAAGATCAAACAGTCAGTTGAGCTCAGTAAGGaagctgcagacagagagacagcagaagGTGTTCAGGTCTTCATCGCTCTGAAGGAGTCTGTTGAGAGAAGCCTGAATGAGCTCATTGAGACGattgaagagaagcaaagaacgacagagaaacaggctgaagacttcatcaaagagctggaacaggaaatctctgagctgattaagagaagctctgaggtgaagcagctctcacgctctgaagaccacctccacctcctccaaaacttcccgtccctgaaagctgctccacccaccaaagactggacagaggtcagcGTCCGTCCATCATCATATGAGGGGACTGTGGTGAGAGCTGTGGCTCAACTGGAGGAGACgctcagtaaagagatgaagaagctgtttgaggctgagctgaagagggtccagcagtatgcagtggatgtgactcttgatcctgatacagcacatcctcatctcatcctgtctgatgatggaAAACAAGTAAATCACAGTGATGTGAAGAAGAATCTCCCAGACAACCCAGAGAGATTttctgattgtgtttgtgttttaggaaagcagagtttctcttcaggcagattttactttgaggttcaggttaaagAGAAGACTGACTGGGATTTAGGAGTGGCCAGAGAGTCGATCAACAGGAAGGGACAAATCACAGCTAGACCTCAGGATGGTTACTGGACTATAGTgatgagaaatggaaatgagtaTGAAGCTTGTAATTACCCTTCAGTCATTCTCTCTCTGAAGTCTCAGCttcagaaggtgggggtgtttttggattatgaggagggtctggtctccttttatgacgtagatgctgcagctcttatctaCTCCTTTACTGGCTACTCCTTCACTGACAAACTCTACCCATACTTCAGTCCTGGTATTAATCATGGTGGTAAAAACTCCGcccctctgatcatctgtcctgtcaatcaaactgagtAG